Part of the Salmo trutta chromosome 2, fSalTru1.1, whole genome shotgun sequence genome, cttaaatgcatgctcttcaaccgatcgctggcCACACCCGCCCACCCGTCTAGCataactactctggacggttctgacttagaatatgtggacaactacaaatacctaggtgtctagttagactgcaaactctccttccagactcacattttttatttattttattatttcacctttatttaaccaggtaggccagttgagaacaagttctcatttacaactgcgacctggccaagataaagcaaagtagtgcgacacaaacaacacagttacacatggaataaacaaacgtatattaagcatctccaatccaaaattaaatctagaattggcttcctatttcgcaacaaagcatccttcactcatgctgccaaacataccctcgttaaaactgactatcctaccgatccttgacttcggcgatgtcatttacaaaatagcctccaacactctactcagcaaattggatgtagtctatcacagtgccatccgttttgtcaccaaagcaccatatactacccaccactgcgacctgtatgctctcgttggctggacctcactacatattcgtcaccaaacccactggctccaggtcatctataagtcttttctaggtaaagccccgccttatctcagcttactggtcaccatagcagcacccacccatagcacgtgctccaacaggtatatttcactggtcacccccaaagccaactccttgtttggtcgcctttccttccagttctctgctgccaatgactggaacgaactgcaaaaatcactgaagctggagtcttctctacttgcacattcatcttctgcacatccaccactccagtgtttaattgtaattatttcgccactatggcctatttattgccttacctccctaatcttactacgtttgcacacactgtatatagatttttctattgtgttgactgtacgtttgtttatcccatgtgtaactctgtgttgtttgtcgcactgctttgctttatcttgaccagttgtaaatgagaacttgttctcaactggcctacctggtaaaataaaaaaataacctaTCGGTGTTAAGGTCAGTAGTGACTTTGCCACATGAAAGGTAAGCAAATATAGGCTACAAGTGGATTCAGCACCCCAGAAAGCAATCTGAATTCCCGCGATTTGACAGTTCGGTCCAACTGAGGAAAGTGGAAGATACATTTTTTGACAAAATCAATGCCATAAccaattacatttacgtcatttagcagacgctcttacccagagcgacttacaaattggttaagtattcagatcctttgctctgaacctcgaaattgagctcaggtgcatcctgtttccattcattatccttgatgtttctacaacttgattggagtccacctgtggtaaattcaattgattggacatgatttggaaagccgcacacctgtctatacaaggtcccacagttgacagtgcatgtcagagcaaaaaacccaagcaatgaggtcgaaggaattgtccttagagctccgagacaggattgtgtcaaggcacagattgCACAGGAagcgtaccaaaacatttctgcagcattgaaggtccccaagaacacagtggcctccgtaatttttaaatggaagaagtttggaacccccaagactcttcctagagctcggtgcccaaccaaactgagcaattgggacagaaaggccttggtcagggaggtgaccaagaacccgatggtcagtctgacagagctccagagttcctctgtggagatgggagaacaaccatctgtgcagcactccaccaatcaggcctttacggtagagtggccagacggaagttattgatcagtaaaaggcacatgacagcccgcttggagtttgctaaaaggcacctaaaggaccgtcagaccatgagaaacaagattctcatggtctgatgaaaccaagattgaactctttggcctgaatgccaagcgtcacgtctggaggaaaccaggcaccgctcatcacctggccaataccatccctacggtgaagcatggtggtgacagcatcatgctgtggggatgtttttcagcgggagggaccaaaagactagtcaggatcgagggaaagatgaacggagcaaagtacagcgagatccttgatgaaaacctgctccagagccctcaggacctcagactggggcgaaggttcaccttccaacaggacaatgaccctaagcacacagacaagacagcacaggagtggcttcgggacaagtctttgaatgtccttgagttgcccagccagaacccggacttgaacccattcAAActtctctggagacctgaaaatagctgtgcagcgacgctccccatccaacctgatagagctttagaagatctgcagagaagaatggaagaaacttcccaaatacagatgtgacaAGGTTGTAATATTATCTAATCCGTTTGCCCTCAAAGTTGTGATATTTCAGAAATAAACCATCCTTGCTGCCATATCAATAGTCTAAAGCGGTGGTCGCCAACCAGTCCTTCgaggcattcctagtcaatcaccaaacatttctgtagaaaagccagcGACGAAGGCATAAAGGCTTGTGCTCCTTTTTTTGTGTTGTGTAGTTgatggtaggtgcacttgattcagaagcacTGCGCAGGCAATGCGTTTCCATTTTGTATTTTCAGACAGATTAAATGGTTCAAACTCGGCCTACCCCCAGTCTCGCTGCAGCTGCAttgaatgagtagccaagtgtaCCAATAGCcctgtgtttttattattattagcagcttgtcATGTCTATTTTATATTGAGGTGTCcccctctctggtcagtctcacctgagaggaaaggaaagagagtGCAGGGACCGTGAGAGGTGGACCCTCTGATGCTTTCTCCCTGCCTCCTCTGAGACTAATgacgtgttcaaaacaactggtaacttggaaatctccgacttcagtgtgttcaagacaactgggaactctcaGGGGGAAAAAATGCCTTATAAACGTAGAGAAAAGTACCTCTTGAAGGTCCTACTGGCAGCCAGTAAAAAGGCTTATTCTAGGAAATGGCTGCAAAAAGACCCTCCCACAGTGACACAATGGATAGACATTGTAAAAGAAATACACCACATGGAGCGTATGACCTTTGCTTTAAGAACACAAGAGGAGAGAGGTCAGGAATAGTGGGAAAAATGGGTTTCGTACTTGAAAAATGTCTAATTCAAAGATGTCAATGTAACTAATATGATGAAGGTACGACGTGCACTATATCTGCCAgatcttttttgttgttattttattttactttatttgtactttctttgtgttcttcaataaaaacaaagtaccattttttttttaaagaactgtttttattaggttaatgtacatttttttaaagtcgTGTTTAAAAAAAGAGCGGTAGATCTTAGCATGCATTTTGCCttgcgaaagtgatcttgactcagaaaaggttggtgaccactggtctaaAGCAAACCCATCACGGATCTGGAAAAGTACTAGACAGCTCAAACTAGCCCAAAGTCCTGCCACACATCACATCAGTTCCAATGATGGAAATGATAAAAAGAGAGGAAACCGCTTTGGACAATTGAGATTCCActgtctacatacagtatctgtcccACTGCTGTTGAAATACTCTTCAAATTGTAATTTCTTCCTTTTCTTGAAGTAATCATTGATCTGACATGACTGGATTGATGTTAGCAAGCGTTCTAATCTACAGCATTGCTATCACCAATTGTCTTATGTTAGATCAGTGAtaaaatgcatccttccttcATCCAAGTTAAGAGTATTCCAACAGGGCCTTCACCACTTGCCTCACTGCTTGGCCTGTGTTGTTTCTCCCAGATGGATGACCCCCAGAAGGCGTTGGCGTCAGCCCACACCTATCTACAGAGAAACCCAGAGGACCCGGTCATGACACAGCACATGAACCAATACAAAAGAGAGTTTGACTTGGAGGGCTATCTCATTGACCACGAGGAACGCCCCTATGAGGTGAGCATAAAGGAGAGGTGGAAAAAGGTACTACAAAATCCACTACAATCTGACCCCAACCTAATATCAATCCACAATGCCCCGTCACTACAGGTTCACTAATATTCACAATACCCCGTCACTACAGGTTCACTAATATTCACAATACCCCGTCACCACAGGTTCACTAATATTCACAATACCCTGTCACCACAGGTTCACTAATATTCACAATACCCCGTCACTACAGGTTCACTAATATTCACAATACCCCATCACTACAGGTTCACTAATATTCACAATACCCCGTCACTACAGGTTCACTAATATTCACAATACCCCGTCACCACAGGTTCACTAATATTCACAATACCCCGTCACCACAGGTTCACTAATATTCACAATACCCCGTCACCACAGGTTCACTAATATTCACAATACCCCGTCACCACAGGTTCACTAATATTCACAATACCCCGTCACCACAGGTTCACTAATATTCACAATACCCTGTCACCACAGGTTCACTAATATTCACAATACCCTGTCACCACAGGTTCACTAATATTCACAATACCCTGTCACCACAGGTTCACTAATATTCACAATACCCCGTCACTACAGGTTCACTAATATTCACAATACTCTGTCACTCAGGGTGGGGgggttgggatcaattccatGTAATTCCAAATGTCAGTTTTCTTCCAGAATTAACTCAAATGAAACTGACCCCCAACCCTGACATCCACACTACCCTGTCACCCCCAAGGTCAGCTTCCTGAAAGCGGTCACCTTGTTCAACTCTGAGGACTTCAGCAGCAGTATCAGTCACATGGAGCAGGCCCTCAGCCAGTACCTCCAGCAGTACAGCCTGTGTCAGGCCATGTGCCAGGGGGCCTGCGACGCTGACCTCCCCCAAACTAAAGACCTATACCCCACACTGGCAGGTAGGCTACTGCAGCCTCACTAAGACCCAAATACACTGAAGGCAGACCCGGGTAAAACCAGGGTTCCTTAGAAGAATGTGCTATATACatgtttgattttttttttttttaaacagtgagAAGCTAAGTGTTTTCCAAAACAAAGTCTGGGCCAAACAAAGTTGCAATCTTATATACTGGAAATGGAAGAAaagctctttaaaaaaaaaaaaagatgggcAATTTGCGAATGCTACATcgatttttggacttttaaattaatgatatatgcctattgattcttgaagagtATCTTCTAAATGCCCTCATGAGGTTattgtcataccccatcagaatccaACATATTAGCCTGTAATGCTCCATTGTTTGTATACAATGTAATTGAAAACAaaacactgtatagcttcaaaacatggttagaagtatcattttgatatcacagatggtcagtccttgcatccatagctcggtCTATAAATGTGAGAGTGGTTTTAAATGAAGGTGCCAGAGATGGTGGTCCCTCAGGGAGGTCAAGGTGGGTTATATTTGGCAGTCAGGGCTGGCTATACAGACCCAGATTATATAAACCCATGAGTAGCCTCAATTCTGGTTGAATTAGTTATGTACCATGACTTTGAATGACTACTAGGACTAAACTCATTTTGCCACTTTCTTTCACAGATGCCTATGTTGATGCACTGAGATGCGAGGTGAAGTGTGAGGAAAACCTAATGCCAAATGTTGGTGGCTACTTTGTGGAGAAATTCATCGCCACGATGTATCACTACCTGCAATTTGCTTATTATAAGTGTAAGTACCAACCATAGTCGTATAATGTAGGTATTATCCACCATCTTACTTTGATTAACAATAATGTCAAACCTATGTATCAGGACTAAACGAAAGAGTCCAAATAAAAGGACAAGTTATTCTTCTCCTCTCAATACAGTAAATGATGCCCGCAGTGCGGCCCCCTGTGCGTCCAGCTACGTGCTCTTTGACCCTGAGGACAAGGTCATGAGGCAGAATATGTTATACTACCAGTCTTACAGAGAGCAGTGGGGCCTGGATGACCACAGCTTCACACCCAGAGTGGTGAGAGAATGGCTCTATTCATCTTTTCAACATTCCTCACGTCGCCTCTTTCTTTAAACCCATTGGAAAAGGAAGTCGGAAGGGAGCGACAAAGGACCTACTTCCAATATGGCTGAAAAGGAGGCGAGGAGATAGATTGCGAGGAATCACTGGAAAGACCAATTGAAATAGACAGCCAATGCATCCTTCCTGTTAGCCTTCATTGAGGTATTTACGGATCCGTATATATTTGGATAAATGAAAGCAAGGTTTTTTTCTATTAAACTGCTTTCACTAATCCAGCCTTCTCAACTATGGGATTTTGCGCTTGTTTTGTTACAACCTGTAGTGCTCCTCCTAGGCTTCCCCAAAACCAAACGTGGGAGTAAATGAGTGCATACTTCGGGGAGAAAAGGAATTGGACTAGTAACTTCAGAGACAGGAAGGAAATACATAGGCAGCTAGGGATTGATTTGGAATTAGGCCTTCCGTTTCTCAGTCTCCGACCTAGCAATAGGAATCCTAGACTTGGACAATCCCCTGCTCTGTTCAAAATCACCATGGTGATCTAGGAATGCAAATGCTCAGCGCAGGCCTCCACTCTGTACATAAGCGCATAAACAGTGTTTGCCTCGACTCAGGCATTATGGGAAAAAGACCAAATCACAAAGACGTGAAATAATTCAGTCTGTAGATACTTCCGTTTTGTTATACTTAACTTTTTTTAGGGCAGCGATTCATTGAAAAATGCAAGGAATTGAGGCTAACAAGCTTTATGAAAAAGTAAAACTCGGCTTGCCGATTGTGTCCAAAGTGAACATGAAAGAATAATTTGGCTCCGTTTCAACAGGAAGCATTGAGGTACTACAACCATACCACCTTGCTGAAACAGATGCTGGCATTTGCAGAGAACTACTTGCAGTCTGATGAGGTAGGATAATGCAGTTTAAGGTAATTAAAGGGGAACTTCAATGAGAAGTCATAATTTCATATTGTGCCTGTAACGCTATCACATAATAAGACGATCCGTTCTTTAAACGTCTTGCACTGAGTCGTCAGGGTCGTAGGCACAACACGGCATTTTGAATTCCCCTTTAAGAAAAGGTTGTATATAACCTTACGATTGATGACATAGACACAGACCTTGACTCATAGTATCGGTTGTGTGTGGACCTTGTTTTACAGGACTTTTTGGGTCCAGAAGAAGCTGCCATGGAGGAGGACTCTGATGTTGAGTTTGAAGGGCTTGGAGACTATCAGGAATCCATCCTGGCAAGATGGTCACAACCCAAAGCTAAAGGGGACACTGGTGACTCCTAGGGGTTTGTTCTTGACTCATGATGAATAAAACAGAAAGACAACTTGGTTTTTCCACACTTCAGTTTTATTTCTCTTCCCCGTTTTCTCGTCGTTGAAATGTTATCACCTGTTCCTATTAGGTCTTAAAAAATATACCAAGTCAATAAATCGATATCTGTTCCAGAACTGTGATTCAAATATACAGTTGCAGGGaggtcaaaaataaataaatgaaagctCCAGAATTTGCACACATCAACACGTGGAAAAAAGGATAAGTCGAACTCAAGTcctaaacagtaaaccaaaagTAAATAACCTCAAAGTGACGCTATTCTATATAAATGCAATACGTATCCTGGAATCACTAGGCCAGGAAGCAATGCACAATCAATTATACacaaaatgtacacattttcACTGTTGGGTTTCAAGTCTGCTATTTAAAGATATTGCAGGTTATCTAAGTACACTGGTATTTGATAGGTCAGTCCAATACAAATGGTTTTATGAATACCTCTGCATATATTATACATGTCAAATGAATGCCTATGTACAAATACACATTGATTATGTTTATATGTACAGCCAATGCTATTCCACTCATACaaaggctgttcagtgctccacTCAGGAGGGTTGGTAAGTCTGCCAAGACTGTGTGGGGGTCAAATTAAAAACTAGAAATTAGACTAAAGAGATCAAACATTTGGATGACAGAGGGCCATTTGGCTATCTCTTAAGGTCTACCAAATCGCCTGTATCAATCTGTCTCCACATTTCTGGTCAACCCTGAAACACATTTTTTGGTCAAACCCGAAACTACCTTTTTGTCAACCCCAAAGCAGTCTTTTGGTCAACTCCTAAACGGTCTATTAAATTCAAGAATTTCCCATAACACAATGCTCAGTGTATTAATGGTCCCAAAACAACAAACTAGTCATCATATTTGATCACTTACAAAATATAGTTTAGACAAAGCTCCGCTAAATCTTCATAGCTAGTCTATCAAACAGCATAACAGACAGTAGCCTGAGAAAAAGGACCCTTGTGTGTCAGCGTAAAGGTAAAACGGAAATATAATAATTCCTCATTTATATTCTATATCCCTATCCTGTTTACACGTTACACGCTTTTAGGGATGTACGGTTACCAAGCAACACTAGTGTGAAGCCTATTTATTGACATACGTCGTCATTATATCACAATTTCCCAATGACCCATTGGCTCGACCACATACTGTATCATTTTAACTGTAAAGCCAGACTTAACCTGGAGGCCTGGTGTAACTATTAGGAATCTTACATAGGGATAACTTTAATATCAACTGGCATTCTGTTATTTCTACAAAAAAGAGCCTTAAACCCTGTTAAGAGCATTTCGAGTATCCTGTTGGACTGAGAAAAGGTTCACTGGCCTCCAAGGCAGATCTTAAGGAGGCTGTGTCGGGATGTACAAGGCACACTAAAGGCCAGCAACAAATGAGGACAGAACCAGTCATGTCAACAGTTACTCTTTCAGGCAGGAGGATAGATATTACAGATGTAGTCTGTTCCTAACCCGCGAGGTGTTTTCATCGACAGTGGCATTGTAAATTGTCCAGGTTCAACTTTTAAAAAGGCTATTTTGTCATCTTACCCATGGAATGTAAAATATCTACATTAAAACAAACGACACGGTAGCCTATTAAACAACCCAGAATTTGAACAAACAGGCTACATtaaacatagaaaataacaaaagGCAAGAGGAAGATCCTGAGAACAGGCTCAGGCTTCATTTTCATTCAGCGAACTCCCCGAATTCAGTCAATAGCAACTATACAATAACATACGACAGAGAACACCAACAGGCCACGCTATTAGAAAATGTTAAAGGTCATACACATTGTTTTATACACCGGAAATATTTACATTCTAAGTCTAAAAGCGAACAATTGTTTTGCGATATCCTTTGAGGCGGCGAACAACAAGAGTACATGGACTGTGATGGTAAGCTTCCTGAAATGTCCATTCTTGACTAACAtttttgaatacacagagatacagatTAAATAAGAGTTCAAGTATACTTGATGCTACTTTAGGCTGGCAGTGTAACTTTAAAAATGACCAGTGCCTGTGATTGGAGTGGTAGGTCTGTGTTTGGTGACACGCAGTATACACTCTGAACCTAAAACAATACTCTTTCATTAGGTACTGAGAGGAAGGAGTGAGACAGCGGCACACGCAAGCTACCACTGTTTCTTATTCAAGCTCATCTCTCTTTCAAAGTAGTCAACAGATTCTAGGTAACGGAATATTTCACTAAAATTGGGTGTACTGTCCCTTTAACCAAAGGGCCGCTTGATTTGACTTTGTCATTCAATTAAATACTTAGTCTGTCAATGTAATTACAAATACCATTGTAATGAAGCTCAAATGTCTAAGCTTCTTGCTTATACGGAATCTCCCATTGATGCAGGATACAGAAAAAGAGGAAAGATTTGCGTCCACTCACAAACTTGTGCTTTCATTTGAGAAGCTACGACTATGTCCCAGCTGTCGAAAACATCTGAGCGCCTAGAATATACATGATGTACTAAAGCACCCATATTCAGCATACATGTATTCACACTCGATCTCTATATGGATTACATtttatacagtacaatacacattTGACGTCCGGATGTGTATGTGCAATAGACTATTTAATCTAGCTAGGTAGCCATCTCCGTACAAAATGTACACTTGATATCGACACAGAGATTGCGACAAGCATTCGCCTACTCGCAAGGTTGAGCTATACATTCATACGTTTATGCATATTACGTTAGATTGGATAAGTGATTAACGCTAGATTACTGTTTGATACTGAAGAGCGACATACGAGAAGAATATAAATGATGATTATTTTATGTTATTATGGAATGTTAATAGAAATGCCTAGCTAAGCGGAGTACGCAATTAACCCAACCATGCCGTCGCGTCTAATGAAAAAAAGATACGGGTTTTACCCATTTACTGCTTGCAGTTCACCATCACTAACCAAAGAGCTACGATAACCCTCTTTAGAGACCAGACGTATTGTATGACCTACACAGCGGACAAAACTGTCAACCTTTCTGTTCAGGTTGTAATGacatcatttcaaccagttttgcccgcTGGGTCCCatatgttgttgttattattattattttaccatACATCCTACTACAACCATGTAGGATGTATGGTATTTGTCAGAGTGTTGAACTTCCCCACGAGTAAATTGCAACTAGAGATAGAAGCTTCATAGTAGCCCTACATAGGATATCAGATTCATCCTTCCTCCCTCGTCacaggaaatatatttttttaaagcgtCATAGTCCAGTAGAAAAGTCTAAATGTCAGGAAAGACTAAGTCAAATTGATATAACTTCAGTACAAGCACTTGTATGGAGAGTATACATGTCCTGGACAGCTTGGTCAAGTTTCTAACATCCTCAAACGTCATTATAGAAAAAGAAAGCTATGGGGAGTCAATGGGGACAAACTTACATTTCGGATATGACACACACAACATAGTGATAAAACACAAATGCATCTATTTCTGTGACACAAAGTGTGGCCTTTGTCAGTCAAGGTTTCGGGGAATGTATTTCAGGTTAAACCTACCGAAGGCAAAAAGGTGAGACGTCTGTGGCTGGAAGATTGACAGGAAATACAGAAAATGAAAAGGAACCGTGACAGGGAGAATTGTGAGAGTTGTCGTTTAAGAGAACGGAAGACACCTTTTGGATTTCTCTCCTCAAAGTGGATAGGACACGGTGCAAAGAAGACAGGACAGCAAATGGACAGATGTTTTCATCCCCCTCCAGAtctagaaagaaaaaaagaggaggggaagagaaaaCGAGGGAGAAGGAAAGGAAAAGAGGTGGAGAAGTTAAAAGCAACGGAATTCACCACAGCGTAAGTAGGCCTATACACTGTGTCAAAGAGAGGGCCCACTGCCCATAGGGTTACTACCAGGCGATCCATCGGCTTAATGCTTGTAAATATTTGTGTGATGTACTATTGACAACCGACACTCTCTCACTTCAAAAATACTTGTTCAGCTTTTATTTGCCTCATCTGATTGGGTATCCAGGACAGCCAATCGAAGTCAACCATACAGAGCCAGTGTGGGCTGACACGACAGTGTGATATGTGGCTGTGGGATGCAAAACGCAAAGCGCCTATACAGATAGCGGCTAAACACTATAGACCAGTTTGccagacccagattaagcctagtcctcgATTTAAAAAAATCTCCATTAAAAGTgcattttagtccaggactaggccttAACCTATATCTGGGAAAGTGTCCATATGAATGATAGTGAAGTCCATTGGGAGGAGCACAGTGAGATagtggtattatatagtatacATATGTAAGAAACTAGGGTGTGAAATGGGATTTAACAGGCGTGGATAGGGTACTAGGACATGGAAAGTACATTTTTATATTGAAGTGTAATACAAAAATTAAGCAAACTTTACAAACTAGCACCCAGGATTTGGGTACTAGGACAAGAGACTAGAAATAGTGGGACTAGCCTAATTGAAGTGGGTTAGGATAGAGATGGCAGCATAGGTGCCTATATGGATGAGGAACTATAGGATTGGGGACTAGGGTGAATGAAACATGGGGGATGATTTCCCATCAGACCATAGCCTGTTGGGCGGGGTCGTACCTTCCTCTTCGGATGTTCCTGTATCCATGGCAacacagtgacagagagacagagagagagagagagagaatttaccTTTTGGCTATGGGTCATATTGAAGTGATATGAACACATGCAGTCCCTGCTTTGCTAGAAACTTAGCGCAAGAACAGACAGGCAAAGAATCAGGATTCTATGACAACAGTACAGGACTGCCATCACCTACCATTTGGGAAAAATCACTTGCATAGTATACAAGCATGTCAGCGTATAGCATACAATTGCATAAGCATAGCACACACATTCATTGAGAAAGCAATAGGAAAGCATCCAAGACAGCCATGCAGAGCAGGATTGGCCACTACAGACAGGAAAATGTAGGTCAGAGGTCAAGGTAAATTAGCATTCAGTGGGCATTGCATGTGTTGTAAGGTAAAGTAAGCATCCAGGCTCCACCTGCGGTATTTGCAGGAACTGAGTAGCGAGTGAAGCATACAGTATGCATTGAGACCTTTTGACATGCATTCATTTCGTATGATGTATAACGTAGGCATAAATGCAGGCACCTATAGAGTAGCATGCGTGAGCATTTTTGGGTTAAAATAAGCATTCGATGGGCGCTTGCGGGAAGGCGTGTCTGCTGTTAGAAGCACACAGGAATGTAAACACTCAGAGGCATTCCAGATAGAACTCTTACTTAAATCCCCATCCGGTCCCCCCTAGGACTATAGCTGCCAACAGAATTGCCCCTGCGATGGAGCCTATGATGATATTGGTGCCACTGGGACCTGtgtagagggagggggggggggttaaaagagagggaggaccaacaaaaaaaaacaagaccACCCAGCAGACTTCAGAGAACCAGAAGAAACGCCGTACACCTTCTGAACAGTTGGAGAGAAGATGTTGTTAGAGAAGAGGACAACGTGATACTTCTGCCCGTTAAACCCATTTCTGTCTTACGTGCTCAGAAGGGTCTACATGTCTCAGGACCAAACTACAAGGAAATAACTGATGCTGCTTCGAGTTGGGGAATTTCTCTCCGCAAAACACAAAAACTGAACGGTGCTGCttttttaaatccattataaGCACAGGAGTATTTAGTAGtttcacagtgccttcagaaagtattcacaccccttgactttttcaacattttgttctgttacagcctgaatttaaaatggattaaatgtagttttttttgtcactggccaacaAACAATAACACCACATAATTTGGAAGTGgaatttttttctctcaaaatatttacaaattaataaaaaagaatgaaaagctgaaatgtcttgagtcaataagtattcaaccccttagtTATGGTAaacctaaatatgttcaggagtaaaaatgtgcttaacatgtcacataatacgctgcatggactccctctgtgtgcaataatagtgtttaacatgatttttaaatgactacttcctctctgtaccctacacatacaagtatctgtaaggtccctcagccgagcagtgaattttaaacacaaagaccagggaggttttccaatacctcacaaatggcacctattgatagatgggtgaaaaaaatgcagacattgaatatccctttgagcatgttgaagttattaattacactttggatggtgtatcaatacacccagtcatttcCAATGGACAGGCGTGCTTCCTAACTAAGTTGCTGAaagccggagaggaaggaaaccgctcagtgatttcacaatgaggccaatggtgactttaaaacagttaagagtttaatggctttaataggaaaaaactgaggatggatcaa contains:
- the LOC115160583 gene encoding endoplasmic reticulum protein SC65 isoform X2, with the protein product MDDPQKALASAHTYLQRNPEDPVMTQHMNQYKREFDLEGYLIDHEERPYEVSFLKAVTLFNSEDFSSSISHMEQALSQYLQQYSLCQAMCQGACDADLPQTKDLYPTLADAYVDALRCEVKCEENLMPNVGGYFVEKFIATMYHYLQFAYYKLNDARSAAPCASSYVLFDPEDKVMRQNMLYYQSYREQWGLDDHSFTPRVEALRYYNHTTLLKQMLAFAENYLQSDEDFLGPEEAAMEEDSDVEFEGLGDYQESILARWSQPKAKGDTGDS
- the LOC115160583 gene encoding cartilage-associated protein isoform X1, whose protein sequence is MEKQNPVLLARGDKCATWMNALIMVANLQRVKGTIFSISLCFIATVVVAQYDNYNFRHFPQEELMPIESAYAQGLDNYASENWTDCIKFIELSLRLHRLLKDSVTYCIQNCNASHVQLQEPVMASSTGDMQIFWRILMRASCLKKCRTHFPALSLPYPRKEIMEDFDNRSPYRYMYFAHVQMDDPQKALASAHTYLQRNPEDPVMTQHMNQYKREFDLEGYLIDHEERPYEVSFLKAVTLFNSEDFSSSISHMEQALSQYLQQYSLCQAMCQGACDADLPQTKDLYPTLADAYVDALRCEVKCEENLMPNVGGYFVEKFIATMYHYLQFAYYKLNDARSAAPCASSYVLFDPEDKVMRQNMLYYQSYREQWGLDDHSFTPRVEALRYYNHTTLLKQMLAFAENYLQSDEDFLGPEEAAMEEDSDVEFEGLGDYQESILARWSQPKAKGDTGDS